One segment of Sulfobacillus thermosulfidooxidans DSM 9293 DNA contains the following:
- a CDS encoding bifunctional 2-methylcitrate dehydratase/aconitate hydratase, with the protein MSHHTGEAAMVPDSVLTEIADYVLTTPITSQEAYHMAKWVLFDAMGSGILALNYPECRKLIGPWVPGTSSSGGCPIPGTYLELDPIQAAFSISCMNRWLDYNDTWLAQEWGHPSDNIGAILATAIWKSQQNMQEGRAPVSMHEVLTAIIKAHEIQGVLALGNSLNRVGLDHVLFVKIASTALSAYLLEANRQQIINALSNAWIDNGSLRTYRHFPNTGSRKSWAAADATSRAVRLSFLALTGEMGYPTALSAPEWGFNDVVMGGNPIRLVQPLSSYVIEHVLFKISYPAEFHGQTAVEAAIQLHPLVSQRLDDIAEIVIETQESAMRIINKTGPLQNPADRDHCLQYMTAVGLLKGSLTAEDYLDEAAMNPEIDRLRAKMTVKENPQFSQDYLDPDKRSIANAIQIYFQDGSMTPKITVEYPIGHRNRRHEAEEPLMQKLHSNLLSWYVPNKVDCLLQLFHEPDFDNVSVLDFIKPWKL; encoded by the coding sequence TTGTCACATCATACAGGCGAAGCCGCAATGGTGCCGGATAGCGTGTTAACAGAAATTGCCGATTATGTCTTGACAACTCCTATAACGAGTCAAGAAGCTTATCATATGGCTAAATGGGTCTTATTTGATGCGATGGGGTCCGGAATATTGGCTCTCAATTATCCAGAATGCCGGAAACTCATCGGACCATGGGTTCCAGGAACCTCATCTTCAGGAGGGTGCCCCATTCCCGGCACATATCTTGAACTCGATCCCATTCAAGCCGCCTTTAGTATTAGTTGTATGAACCGATGGCTGGATTATAACGACACTTGGCTCGCCCAAGAATGGGGCCACCCTTCTGACAACATTGGTGCGATTTTGGCCACAGCAATTTGGAAAAGCCAGCAGAACATGCAAGAAGGTCGCGCTCCTGTGTCCATGCATGAGGTCCTCACGGCCATTATTAAAGCGCATGAAATCCAAGGAGTCCTCGCCTTGGGCAACAGTTTAAACCGTGTCGGATTAGATCATGTTCTCTTTGTAAAAATTGCTTCCACTGCTCTAAGCGCCTATCTACTCGAAGCTAACCGTCAACAAATCATTAATGCCTTGTCCAACGCATGGATTGATAACGGCAGTTTAAGAACCTATCGCCATTTTCCCAATACCGGATCACGTAAATCTTGGGCTGCGGCGGATGCAACCAGTCGTGCTGTACGCCTCAGTTTTTTGGCTTTAACCGGTGAGATGGGTTATCCGACAGCCCTTTCGGCACCTGAATGGGGTTTTAACGATGTCGTCATGGGTGGCAATCCTATTCGCTTGGTTCAACCTTTGAGTTCGTATGTCATTGAACATGTCTTGTTTAAAATTTCATATCCTGCGGAATTTCACGGGCAAACGGCCGTAGAAGCGGCTATTCAACTTCATCCACTAGTTTCCCAACGTCTCGATGACATTGCCGAAATCGTTATTGAAACACAAGAATCTGCCATGCGCATCATCAACAAAACGGGCCCGTTACAGAATCCCGCCGACCGGGATCATTGTCTGCAATATATGACCGCCGTGGGTTTATTAAAAGGATCTTTAACCGCGGAAGATTATTTAGATGAAGCCGCCATGAATCCCGAGATTGATCGCTTACGTGCCAAGATGACGGTAAAAGAAAATCCGCAATTTTCCCAGGATTATCTGGATCCAGACAAACGCTCTATTGCCAACGCCATTCAGATTTATTTTCAAGATGGATCCATGACACCAAAAATTACCGTCGAATACCCCATTGGCCACCGCAACCGCCGCCACGAAGCCGAAGAACCTTTGATGCAAAAACTTCATTCGAATTTACTATCGTGGTACGTTCCTAACAAGGTAGATTGTTTGTTGCA
- the mmgD gene encoding citrate synthase, which produces MSDQNYRPGLEGVIATETTLSYLDVEQEQIVIRGYDLIELATKVDYLRVAYLLVAGHLPTETEYNAFTEQLTAEQKVPEEIFQIMGSLGPHTHLMDAVRTGLSALATFDPALTDRDPDNTWRQALTLLATMPTIVANSYHIQNHEPVIYPDPTLGYSRNFLQMITGRIPDDTETRAFDQLLTVYSEHEMPNSTFTAIVIASTLSDMYGALVGAIASLKGTLHGGANEAVMKMLLEMQSPDQVEPYLMEKLAKKERIMGFGHRVYMRKPDPRALLMKESLKELVAIKGHHDLYEMCVKGEEVMQREKGLFPNLDYYAAPVYYLLDVPIELYTPIFFAARTAGLVAHVREQYEHNRLFRPRVLYTGPRNLHP; this is translated from the coding sequence TTGTCAGACCAAAATTATCGTCCCGGACTAGAAGGGGTCATTGCCACCGAAACGACCTTATCTTATCTCGATGTTGAACAAGAACAAATCGTAATTCGCGGATATGATCTCATCGAACTCGCAACCAAAGTGGACTATTTACGCGTCGCCTATTTGCTTGTTGCTGGACATCTGCCAACAGAAACAGAATATAACGCCTTCACGGAGCAATTGACTGCTGAGCAAAAGGTCCCCGAAGAAATATTCCAAATTATGGGCTCACTCGGCCCTCACACGCATTTGATGGATGCTGTACGTACCGGGCTATCCGCATTAGCGACATTTGATCCTGCCTTAACTGACCGCGATCCTGACAATACGTGGCGGCAAGCTTTGACCCTTTTGGCCACTATGCCAACGATCGTCGCCAACAGCTACCATATCCAAAATCATGAGCCGGTGATTTATCCTGACCCCACACTCGGTTATTCCCGCAATTTCCTTCAAATGATCACAGGCCGAATACCCGACGATACCGAAACGCGAGCGTTTGATCAGTTACTGACGGTATACAGTGAACATGAGATGCCTAATTCCACTTTTACGGCGATCGTCATCGCTTCAACATTATCCGACATGTATGGAGCTTTAGTGGGAGCCATTGCCTCTCTCAAAGGCACATTACATGGTGGCGCTAATGAGGCCGTAATGAAAATGCTCTTAGAAATGCAAAGCCCGGATCAGGTCGAACCGTATCTCATGGAGAAATTAGCCAAAAAAGAACGGATAATGGGGTTTGGCCACCGCGTTTATATGCGAAAGCCCGATCCCCGTGCTCTTTTGATGAAGGAATCCTTAAAAGAGCTTGTTGCCATCAAAGGGCACCACGACCTGTACGAAATGTGTGTCAAAGGCGAAGAAGTGATGCAACGGGAAAAAGGTTTATTCCCGAATTTAGATTACTATGCCGCTCCTGTCTATTATTTGCTCGACGTGCCCATTGAACTGTACACGCCGATCTTTTTTGCGGCTCGCACGGCGGGACTTGTGGCTCACGTTCGTGAACAATATGAGCATAACCGGTTATTCCGTCCCCGAGTTCTCTATACAGGGCCACGGAATTTACACCCCTAA